The Verrucomicrobiia bacterium DNA segment TAGGTTGCTGATGTTGGAAGTGAGCTCGCCGCGCTTCTTCTTCACGTTGTCGATACCGCGCGTCACGGGACCTTTCTTTGTGCAGTAGAGCAGTGCCGTCTCTTCCGTGATAAGACCTTGCTCGAAGCAGTCGATGACCGTTTGATCGAACGAACGCCAGCCGAACGTCTGGCTCGCCTCGATGATCTCGTAGAAGGTCTTCCCTTCGCTTTCGCCGTAAGTGATCGAGTCTTTCGTGCGCATGTTGTTGCCCATGATCTCGAGCAACGCCACACGACCACCACCGATCTTCGGCGCGAGACGCTGGCTGACTACCCACCGCAACGTATCCGCCAGACGCAACCGGATCTGCTCCTGCTCGTCCGTCTCGAACATACCCAGGATACGGTTGATCGTCTGACCGGCATCGATCGTGTGCAGTGTGCTCACGACCAAGTGACCCGTCTCCGCGGCGCTGAGGCCGATTTCCACGGTCTCACGATCACGCATTTCGCCGACCAGAATCACCTTGGGCGCCTGACGCAGAGCAGCACGCAGACCGCTGGCGAACTTGTCAAAGTCCGTGCCCATCTCTCGCTGGTTGAAGGTCGCCTTCTTCTGTGGATGCACGAATTCGACGGGGTCTTCCAGAGTGATGATGTGAATGGACTTGGATTCGTTGATCTCGTTCAGCAACGCCGCGAGCGTGGTGGACTTGCCGGAGCCAGTCGCGCCGGTGACCAGCACGAGGCCTGTCTTTTCCTTCGCCACGGAGTGGAAGATATCTGGAAGCTTGAGCTGTTCGAGCGTCGGGATCTTCGTGTTCAACTTACGCAAGACGATCGAGTAATTGCCGCGCTGCGAGAAGATGTTCACACGGAAACGCGCCTTGCCGGTCAGGTAATAGGACGAGTCGCATGAACCCGTCCGCAGCATGTCCTCCGTCAGACGGCGGCTGCCATTGACCAAGTTCAGGGCGATCATCTCTGTTTGATACGGCGTGAGTTTTTCCACCGGCGGCTCGATGGGCACGCCGACCAGTTGGCCGGAGGACTCCACCTGCAACGGTTTCTCCACCGTGATGTTCAGATCCGAGACGTCATTCTGCGAATCGAGCATCGTGCCCAAGATATAATCAAGTTCGGTTACGCGCATAACCAGCAATTAACTAACACCACAATCACTTCGTCCCATGTCACCGCTCCGCTCACATCTTACATGCCGTCATCATCTTCCGGAGGATGCGACAGGAACGGACGGAATTTCTTTTTGTCCAGGCACTTGTCGTAAGCTTCCTCTGGCGAGATGCGCTTCATCTTCAAATGATCCATGATCGCGTCGTCCAGCGGCTGGTTGCCCAGCTTCTTGCCGACCTGGATCATACCTGGGATCTGGTGCGTCTTCGCTTCGCGGATCAAGTTCGCGATAGCGGTGGTCACCACCAAGATTTCAAGAGCAGCCACACGGCCTTTCTTATCGATGCGTTTGAACAGGTTCTGTGCCACCACACCTTTGAGAGCTTCCGAAAGCGTGGCGCGCGTCTTATTCTGCTGATCCGCCGGGAACACGTCGATGATACGATCAATCGTCTTCGCTGCGCTTTGTGTGTGCAGCGTGCCGAAGACCAAGTGACCCGTGCTGGCTGCTGTGAGCGCCAGCTCGATCGTCTCCAAGTCACGCATTTCGCCCACCAGAATGATATCCGGGTCTTCACGCAGCGCGCCTTTCAGCGCGGAAGCGAAGGACTTCGTATGGATACCCACCTCGCGATGGTTCACCAGGCAGTTCTTGCTCTCGTGCACGAATTCAATCGGGTCCTCCACCGTGAGGATGTGGTCCTTACGGTTCTTGTTACAGTAATCCACGATCGCCGCGAGCGTGGTGGACTTGCCGGAACCCGTAGGCCCCGTCACCAGCACCATGCCCTTGTGCAACATGCCGAACTTCTTCAGCACCGGGGGCAGGGGAGCATCGAATTTCTCGAAATCCTCGAACGACAGCACCTTGCTCGGAATCGCACGGAACACTGCCGCCACGCCATTCTTCTGATTGAAGAAGTTCGCACGGAAGCGGGACACGCCGGGGATCTCGTAACCGAAGTCCACGTCACCCGTTTCTTCATACACCTTGATCTTATACTCCGGCGCGATCTCATAGAGCATCGCTTTCAGCGAATCGCTCTCCAGCGGTGGATAATCCACGCGATGCAGCTCGCCGTTGATACGCAGCATGGGCGGGTTGCCGGATGCCAAGTGCAAGTCCGAGGCCTTTTGCTCGAACATGAGGTTGAAGAAGGCGTCAATCTTTGCCATAGATTCCTCTGTCTGTTGGCGAATCCTATGCCTAACCATTCACTCTAGGCAAGCAACTTGAATCAATTAGCCCACATCATCCGGGATGAAATACGGCGGGAGGGACCCAT contains these protein-coding regions:
- a CDS encoding PilT/PilU family type 4a pilus ATPase — encoded protein: MRVTELDYILGTMLDSQNDVSDLNITVEKPLQVESSGQLVGVPIEPPVEKLTPYQTEMIALNLVNGSRRLTEDMLRTGSCDSSYYLTGKARFRVNIFSQRGNYSIVLRKLNTKIPTLEQLKLPDIFHSVAKEKTGLVLVTGATGSGKSTTLAALLNEINESKSIHIITLEDPVEFVHPQKKATFNQREMGTDFDKFASGLRAALRQAPKVILVGEMRDRETVEIGLSAAETGHLVVSTLHTIDAGQTINRILGMFETDEQEQIRLRLADTLRWVVSQRLAPKIGGGRVALLEIMGNNMRTKDSITYGESEGKTFYEIIEASQTFGWRSFDQTVIDCFEQGLITEETALLYCTKKGPVTRGIDNVKKKRGELTSNISNLQMQKSAEPVKPAGGGGESAPAAGPMKLKLKT
- a CDS encoding type IV pilus twitching motility protein PilT, with the protein product MAKIDAFFNLMFEQKASDLHLASGNPPMLRINGELHRVDYPPLESDSLKAMLYEIAPEYKIKVYEETGDVDFGYEIPGVSRFRANFFNQKNGVAAVFRAIPSKVLSFEDFEKFDAPLPPVLKKFGMLHKGMVLVTGPTGSGKSTTLAAIVDYCNKNRKDHILTVEDPIEFVHESKNCLVNHREVGIHTKSFASALKGALREDPDIILVGEMRDLETIELALTAASTGHLVFGTLHTQSAAKTIDRIIDVFPADQQNKTRATLSEALKGVVAQNLFKRIDKKGRVAALEILVVTTAIANLIREAKTHQIPGMIQVGKKLGNQPLDDAIMDHLKMKRISPEEAYDKCLDKKKFRPFLSHPPEDDDGM